In the Streptomyces sp. 3214.6 genome, GCGACTGCTTGACGATCAGCACGGTGCTGGGTCCGGGCGAGGCGGCGACCAGGGTGCAGGCGCCCAGGAACGCCAGGCGTGAGGTCAGCATGGCGTTCATGGTGGCGTGCCGGGGCTGCGGGGGCCAGTGGTTTGCTTCCGGGTCGTCTCAGGTGACGACGCCGGGGATCGCCGTCAGCTGCTGGTAGCCGCCGCTTGCGTGGCGCACGGTCAGTTTCACCGCCCGGCCCGGCCGGGCTTCGTCGACCGCCCGGGCGAGGTCGGTCGCCGAGTCGATCCTGGTGCTGCCAAAGGTCAGCAGGACGTCGCCGCGGACCAGGCCCGCCGTGTAGCCGGGGCCGGGAATGTGGACGGCGACGACCTTGGCGCCCGCTTTCTCGGCGTCCACGACCTCCAGCCCCAGCGTGGCCTCGGCGGGGCGCGGTGAGGCGGTGGCCGACTCGGCAGCCCCGGAAGCCCCCGACGCCCCGGACGCCCCGGACGGTACGGGAGGGCCGCCGCGGCCCGGGGCGGTCCCGGCGCCCGGCATGCCCTGCCCTTGCAGTTCGGCCAGTCTGCTCATGCCGATCACGGTCGCCCCCACGGTGCCGAGTCCGATGCCGGACAGGACCAGGACGGTGCCGGCGGACAGGCCGAGAAGCAGGGTCGTCAGCCGTCGGCCGCGGCGGCGCGCGGCGTGCGGACGCCGGCCCCGGTCGTCCTGCCCGGCTCCGCCGCCCGGCTCCTGCCCCGGCATGGGCTTGGGACGCAACGCTGTCTGTTCCATGGATCGCCTCCGGCAGGTGCTCTACCCGGCGCAACGGCGCACCACGAGCCACGAACGAGTGAGACTGACCCGCGCCGCGGCCGTAACAGGGTCAGGAGATCGACAGGCGTGCAGCGGGTGGCGCGGCCGGCGCGAGGTCCGGCAGGAAACCGTGCGTGCGGCGGGCCAGGTACGCGGACTTGTAGCGGTCGACCTCGCGGTGCCAGTGCAGGATCCCCGACAGCCAGTTCCGCAGGTCGGCGACGTACTCCCCCATGGCCTCGCGGGCCTCGGACGAGAGGTCGAAGTCGTCGCAGAGGACGGGCAGGTCGTGCGCGATGATGTGCTCGAACTGCTGCATGCGCTGCGTCATCAGGTCGTGCACGATGCCCAGCGCGGTCGGGTAGTCGCAGCCGAAGAAGTTCTGCACGACGAGGATCGCGTTGTGCATCTCGCCCTCGTACTCGATCTCCTTCTGGTACGAGAAGACGTCGTTGGTGAGGCATGCGTAGTCCGCGGCGGCGTTCTCCAGCGCGCGCACGACGCCGCTGCGGTAGACCTCCGACGGGACTGCGGGGCTCTGGCCCATCCGGCACAGGCTCAGGGTGAGGTCGGAGCCGAAGGTGGCGCGGCGCATCTCCAGGTAGTCGACGGGGTCGGGGACGCGGTTCTGGAGCTGGTTTGACAGCTCCCACACCCAGCTCTCGGTCATGACGTCGACCGCGTCGCGCAGGGTGCGCCGCTGGTCGGGGGTCATGTCGGCGGTGGTGCGCGCCCACAGGTCGATCAGGCCGCGTTCCATGCCGTTGGCGGGGACGAGGGGCGTCTGAGCGCCGTCGACTGGCATGCAGGCCGACAGCCGGGCCGTGGTGATTCGGGCGGCGGCCAGGTCGCGGCGGCCGCCGAAGACCAGCGGGTAGTAGTCGTCGCCGTAGGTGCCCCAGGCGAGCCACTGGGCGCTGAGGTCGAGGGCTTCGGGGGTGGCGTCCGGGTCGAGGCCGGCCGAGCACAGGGGGAGGTCGTAGGCGACGAGTTTGTCCTCGTCCCAGACACCCTCCCGCAGCATGCCCATGCGGTGCATCCAGGCGGTCAGGCGCGGACGGCACGCCGGAAGATGCGGGCTGAGCTGGACCTGGAACGGCATGTGGAAGTCGGGCAGCAGGGACGGGCCGACCTTCTGGAACGGCACGTGCGCGTACGCGCGCAGGCGTTCGGCGGCGGCCGAGGCGAGCAACGCGCCGACGTCGGCGGCGGAGGTGCCGGGGCCGGTCAGCCGCTGCCAGGGCGCCTCGGACCTGGCGCCCTTGTTCATGTAGCGGCTGGAGCGCAGATGCCATTCATGACCGCCCGACTGCCAGTCCTGCAATCCCTTGGCATAGGCGGCGACCGCGAGGACCTCCTCGGGCGTGAGGCCCTTGTCCAGGGCGAGCGCCGGCACTTCGGTGAAGGCGGTGTGCTCGAACTGGTGGAGGCGGGAGGTGAGGATGTCGTTGACGGTGTCGGCGGCCTCCTGGGTGGTGCAGCCGAAGAACTTCTCCAGGACGAGCACCCCGTTGCTGTTCTCGCCCTCGTCCTCGACCTCGCGCTGGTAGGAGAACAGGTCGTTGCGCAGGTGCACGGCGTCGGAGAAGGTCTCCATCAGCACCCTGAGCGGCCGCGACCCGGCGACGGCGCCGGGCACTTCGGCGGCCGCGTACTCCACGAGCCCCGCCGACCAGGGAGCACCGCCCACCTTGCGGCGCATCTCGATGTACTCGACAGGGTTGGCGATCCGCCCCTCGTCGATGTTGGACAGCTCCCACATCGACTCGTTGAGCAGATGCTCCGTCGCCACGGCGAACCGGCGGCGCCAGTCCTCGGACATGGCCGGCACGGTGCGCGCCCACAGATCCTTCAGTCCCGCCTCGACCGGGTTGCGCGGCTCGGGCACGGGCGTCGACAGGTCCAGCGGCATGAACAGCGGCAGCCGGTCCAGGTGGGCCTTGCCGGCGGCGCGGTCGGGAGTGCGCTTGAACATGTCGAGGAAGTGGTCGTCGAAGAAGAACACCCACACATACCAGTCGGTGATCAACGACAGCGCGGGACCGTCACAGTCGGGGTGGGTGTAGGCGCAGAGCAGGCCGTAGTCGTGCGCCTCCAGGTCGGCCTGCTCCCAGATACCGGACCCCTCCAGCATGCCCATGTCGCGCGCCCACTGCGTCGAGTGGGCGCGCGCCTGGTCGACGTGCGGGTTCAGGCGCGCGGGATGCGGCATGTAGAAGTGCGGGAGTTCGAACGGTTGCGTCATGGCCGGGCCCTACCCGGGGGTGCGAACCGCCATCCTCCGAGAGGCACATGATCACACCATCGCGTGAATCGGGCGGGAAGTAGTGACCGTTCGAGAGCCGGCGCTCCCGTCAGCGGGTCCCCCGCACCACCTGCCCGATCCCGGTGCGCTGTGCCAGGAAGTCGGGCAGGCTCCGGGTGGCGATCCGGTCACGTTCGTCCAGGAGTTCGACCATGCCCTGATGCAGCGCGGTGTCATTCCCACCGGTCCATGCGGGGGGGGCCGCCCCGTATGCGCGGCCCACCCCTCACTCGCGCAACTGGATCAGCGCATGCGTTCCGCCGGTGCGCCAGCGTTGCCCCTCGGCGGCGACCAAGGCGGCCTCGGTGTCGGCGTCCAGGCCTGTGATCACCTCGGACTTCAGCGTGCGCAAGGCCGCGACCGGGCCGGGGAAATAGGCGGTGACGTCGGCGAAAGAGGTGGTCGGGGCCCAGCGGCTGTCGCCCACCAGACGGCGGTAGTTGAGGTCGCCCTTCACGATCGTCAGGGTGGCCGCCGCGAACTCGGCCCGCAGGTCGTCCGGCATGTCCGCGTACGGCAGCGGGGCCGCGGAGAACGCATGGGCGCGGACCGCCAGACTGCCGTCCGCCATGGCCGCCCACAGACGCCGTCCGTGGTCGGCGGCCGCTCCCCGCGCGCCCGTCAGCTTCCGCAGCGCGTCGACGACATCGGCCGTCGTTGCGTCGGAGACGTAGTACGGGTACGGCTTGACGTGCAGCACCACGCGGTCGCAGCGCCGGTGGGCGAGCAAGTGCGCCGCCAGGAGGAGATCGGGGATCAGCTCACGACCCGCGTTGTCGGCGACCAGGCACAAGGTGCGGACAGGGGTAGCGGTGTCGGTACGGGTACGGGTACCCGTACCCGACTCCGCGTCCACGTTCACCGCCGGCTCCGACTCCGTTCCCGGCAGCAGGGACCACAGTGTCTCGCTGTCGTCGGCGAGGAGTCCGGGTACGGCCTCCCGCTCCTCGGCCTCGGCGTCGGACAGCCGGAAGCCGAGGTCGGCGCGGTTGCCCCAGAGGGAGCCGTGCAGGAGGGCCCGGGACCGCTCCTCGACCGGGCGGCCCTCGAGGGTGTCGAGCACGTCCAGTTCCTCGCCGGTCTCGGGCGCGTCGAGCTCGGCGAGCTTGAAGGGACGGAAGGGGTCGATGCCCTGCCAGGGACCCGGTCCGAAATAGCCCACTGCGCCGAGGAGTTGACGGTAAAAGTAGCTTTCCGACCACAGCCAGGGCACATCGAACCAGGAGCGGCCGACGTACGCGTCGAGACCCCAGGTCCGCCACCGGTCCCGGTCGTGCGCGTCGTCGGGGAGCGGTTCGATCACGCCCTTGGTACAGCTGGCCAGCAGCGCGTCGAGACCCTGGTGGACCTCAGGGCCGTAGGGGAACGCGTCCCGCACCTGCCGGATGATCGCCGGATGCCGTTCGGCCAGGACGCTGTGGGGGAACGAGGCGGGCTCGTTGCCGAGGATCACGGGCGGGGCGGGGATGTCGGGCATGCCGATCACCGTATCGCGGGGCCGCCCGGCGACGGCCGCACGCGCACCCGCACGCACTGCGCGGCCACCGGCCACCGGCCACCGGGGGCAACCCTCTCGGCGCCCCCGGTCGCGCGGCCCCGGCGCCGTGCGCTGCCTACCCTCACACCGTCGCCATGATCTCCCGCTCCAGCCGCGCCGCGAGGCTCAGATAGCGGGGTCGGCGCGGTACGGGTACCAGGCCTCGGATGAGGACGTGCCACATCTCGGCCATCCGGCGCGGGAGTCGGCCCGCGGGTTCGCGGGAGCGGCCGACCACTCGGGTGCCCACGAAGAAGCAGACGAGGGAGTGGGCCACGGCGTCGACGTCGACGTCCGGGTGGATGTCGGACTCCTTGACCGCGCCGCCGAGCCGCCGGGAGATCAGGTCCAGCAACTCTGCGAAGGGATGCGGCAGGGGCGGCCGTACCGCCACTCCCCCGGTGGCGAGTCGCAGGCCGGCCCGGGCGATCGGACCCTCGACCGACAGCCGCGTCAGCCCGAACGTCAGGCGTATCAGCGCCTCCAGGGAGCAGTAGCCCCGGTCGTCGATCTCGCCGGCGACCCGGCGTGCGGCCTGGGACTGCAACTCCATGATGGCGTGGGCCAGGTCCTCCTTCGCCGCGAAATGGAAGTAGAGGGCGCCCTTGGTGACATGGGCGTGCTCAACGATGTCACTGAGGCTTGTCGACTCGTAGCCATGCCGGTCGAACAGGTCGGCGGCGGCCGTGATGATCGTCGTGCGGGTCTGTTCGGCGCGTAACTGCCTCGCCATCGATTGGTACTCTCCCGGGCCGGTAAAGAACGGGTCATGCCGTTTTTTCTTACCCCGCGTACACAATAGCTCACCGTACGAGGATACTGACCATGTATGCGAAGACCGCCGACTCCCCCTGCGATCCCCCGACTTGCCCGTGGATCACGGGCCTGTCGAGCGGCAACCTCCCATGACAAACGTACCTCGGGCATAGTCGAAGTGACCACAGAAAAAGACGGGATGCGCGGTTTCTACGCGCAACCGCCGAACGGTGAGGCCTTGGAGAGATGTGGTGACACGTGCCACTGAGCGCTGACGCGCCCGGCGAACGGTCCCTGAAACAGACGTAAGGCGGGCCGGCCGGTGTCCATCCACACCGGCCGGCCCGCCCGTTCATCGCACGCGGCGACTGTTCAGGAGTCCGCTCAGAAGGTCAGCTTCCAGCTGTTGAGGGTGCCCGTGTCCTGCGCGGCCGTGTCCTGGACGCGCAGCTTCCAGGTGCCGTTGGCGGCTTCGCCGGACGCGTCCACCGAGTAGGTGGTGCTCACGTTGTCCGCGGAGTCGGAGGAGCTGGCCGCCTTCAGCCGGTAGGCGGTTCCGTCGGGGGCCATCAGGTCGATCACCAGGTCGCCTCGGTAGGTGTGGGTGATGTCGACGCCGACCTGCAGGGCGCTCGGCGCGTTGCCGGTGCGGCCGCTGACGGCGATGGAGGACTCGATCGCGGAACCGTTGTCCGGGATGGCGACCGCGGTGGTGTTGGAGAAGGTGGTGCCCCCCGTGGAGCCGCCGGAGCCGCTCACCGCCTGCACCGTCCTGGCCGCGTCCGCCAGGCCCGCGCCACAGCCGCCGGAGCAGGAACCGGGCAGGGCACGGGCGTTGTTCTTGATGGCCGTCTCGATCTGCGCCGGGGTCAGCGAGGAGTTCGCCGACTTCATCAGTGCGACCAGGCCCGCGATGTGCGGGGTGGCCATGCTGGTGCCCTGGTAGTAGGCGTACGACTCGCTGGACGGCGTCTTGGTGCCGGCGTTCAGCGTGGACAGGATGCCGTTCGCGGTGCCGGTGCTGGTCTGGCCGCCGGGCGCCGAGATGTCCACGAGGGAACCGTAGTTGGAGTAGGAAGCCTTGGCGCCGGTGCGGTTGGTCGCCGCGACCGAGATGACGTTGTTGCAGTTGCCCGGCGAGTGGTTCGCGACGTTGTCGTTCTCGTTGCCGGCGGCGACGACGACGGTCGTGCCGCGGTTCACGGCGGCGGTGATCGCGCTCTGGGTCGCCGAGGTGCACGCCCCGTCGCCGCCCAGGCTCATGTTGATGACCTTGGCGACGTTGGAGTTGGCGGGAACACCGGAGACGGATCCGCCGGACGCCCAGGTGATGGCGTCGATGATGTCGGAGTCGTAACCGCCGCACTTGCCGAGGACCCGGACCGGCGAGATCTTCGCGCCGTACGCGAGGCCCGCGACGCCCTTGTTGTTGTTCGTGACGGCGGCGATGGTGCCGGCGACGTGGGTGCCGTGCCAGGAGGAGTTGCTGGCCGGGATGCCGGAGCCGCACTCGTTGGCGGCGTAGTAGTCGCCGGGGTCGGCCGGGTTGCTGTCGCGGCCGTCGCCGTCGACGGAGACCGCGGTGTCGGCGATGAAGTCGTAACCGCCGACGATGTTCGCGGCGAGGTCGGAATGCGCGACGTAACCGGTGTCGATGACGGCGACCGTGACGCCGGTGCCGGTCGAAGTGGCCCAGGCACCCGGCACGTTCATGCCGGCGGTGGACTCGAAGAGGTCCCACTGCTTGGCGTACTCGGTGTCGTTGGGGTCGGCCTTCGGCTTGTTCAGCCGGTCCGGGACGACGTAGGCGACCTGGGGGTCGGCCTGGTACCGGGCGACGACGTCGGCGACGTCCGCCTTCGTGAGGTCGTCACCCAGGTCGACCAGGGCGGCGCCGGTGCCGAGCCGGCGCTGGAAGTCGACGTCCTCGCCGGTCTCCTTGCCCTTGGCGGCGGCGTCGGCCTCGGCGGCCGGGTTGGACTTCGCCTCGGCGGCGCCGGACTTGTAGCCGACGATGAGACGCTCGGCCGGGGTGCCGGGCGCGGCCTCGGTCTGGACGGCGGGAACGGCGGAACCCTGGGAAACGGTTTCCTGGGCGGCGACGGCCGAGGCGGTGGAGGCGGCGGTGAGCAGGGCCGCGGAGAGCGCGGCGGCGGATATCAGTTTCCGTCTCAGGGCGGGTGACGTGCGCATGGGCGTGCCTTTCGGGGCCGGCTCCGGGCAGCGTGGAGCAGCGGTCGATTCGCTTCGGTGCCGAAGCGGCGGGGGGTGCATCGAAGAGCAGCGCGGAAGGCCGGCCAAGGCGCGGGCGCCGACCCCGTCGGGGTTACCTGTGGGTCGG is a window encoding:
- a CDS encoding ScbR family autoregulator-binding transcription factor; protein product: MARQLRAEQTRTTIITAAADLFDRHGYESTSLSDIVEHAHVTKGALYFHFAAKEDLAHAIMELQSQAARRVAGEIDDRGYCSLEALIRLTFGLTRLSVEGPIARAGLRLATGGVAVRPPLPHPFAELLDLISRRLGGAVKESDIHPDVDVDAVAHSLVCFFVGTRVVGRSREPAGRLPRRMAEMWHVLIRGLVPVPRRPRYLSLAARLEREIMATV
- the cyc2 gene encoding germacradienol/geosmin synthase Cyc2, yielding MTQPFELPHFYMPHPARLNPHVDQARAHSTQWARDMGMLEGSGIWEQADLEAHDYGLLCAYTHPDCDGPALSLITDWYVWVFFFDDHFLDMFKRTPDRAAGKAHLDRLPLFMPLDLSTPVPEPRNPVEAGLKDLWARTVPAMSEDWRRRFAVATEHLLNESMWELSNIDEGRIANPVEYIEMRRKVGGAPWSAGLVEYAAAEVPGAVAGSRPLRVLMETFSDAVHLRNDLFSYQREVEDEGENSNGVLVLEKFFGCTTQEAADTVNDILTSRLHQFEHTAFTEVPALALDKGLTPEEVLAVAAYAKGLQDWQSGGHEWHLRSSRYMNKGARSEAPWQRLTGPGTSAADVGALLASAAAERLRAYAHVPFQKVGPSLLPDFHMPFQVQLSPHLPACRPRLTAWMHRMGMLREGVWDEDKLVAYDLPLCSAGLDPDATPEALDLSAQWLAWGTYGDDYYPLVFGGRRDLAAARITTARLSACMPVDGAQTPLVPANGMERGLIDLWARTTADMTPDQRRTLRDAVDVMTESWVWELSNQLQNRVPDPVDYLEMRRATFGSDLTLSLCRMGQSPAVPSEVYRSGVVRALENAAADYACLTNDVFSYQKEIEYEGEMHNAILVVQNFFGCDYPTALGIVHDLMTQRMQQFEHIIAHDLPVLCDDFDLSSEAREAMGEYVADLRNWLSGILHWHREVDRYKSAYLARRTHGFLPDLAPAAPPAARLSIS
- a CDS encoding PDZ domain-containing protein; translated protein: MEQTALRPKPMPGQEPGGGAGQDDRGRRPHAARRRGRRLTTLLLGLSAGTVLVLSGIGLGTVGATVIGMSRLAELQGQGMPGAGTAPGRGGPPVPSGASGASGASGAAESATASPRPAEATLGLEVVDAEKAGAKVVAVHIPGPGYTAGLVRGDVLLTFGSTRIDSATDLARAVDEARPGRAVKLTVRHASGGYQQLTAIPGVVT
- a CDS encoding damage-control phosphatase ARMT1 family protein, translated to MPDIPAPPVILGNEPASFPHSVLAERHPAIIRQVRDAFPYGPEVHQGLDALLASCTKGVIEPLPDDAHDRDRWRTWGLDAYVGRSWFDVPWLWSESYFYRQLLGAVGYFGPGPWQGIDPFRPFKLAELDAPETGEELDVLDTLEGRPVEERSRALLHGSLWGNRADLGFRLSDAEAEEREAVPGLLADDSETLWSLLPGTESEPAVNVDAESGTGTRTRTDTATPVRTLCLVADNAGRELIPDLLLAAHLLAHRRCDRVVLHVKPYPYYVSDATTADVVDALRKLTGARGAAADHGRRLWAAMADGSLAVRAHAFSAAPLPYADMPDDLRAEFAAATLTIVKGDLNYRRLVGDSRWAPTTSFADVTAYFPGPVAALRTLKSEVITGLDADTEAALVAAEGQRWRTGGTHALIQLRE
- a CDS encoding S8 family peptidase, encoding MRTSPALRRKLISAAALSAALLTAASTASAVAAQETVSQGSAVPAVQTEAAPGTPAERLIVGYKSGAAEAKSNPAAEADAAAKGKETGEDVDFQRRLGTGAALVDLGDDLTKADVADVVARYQADPQVAYVVPDRLNKPKADPNDTEYAKQWDLFESTAGMNVPGAWATSTGTGVTVAVIDTGYVAHSDLAANIVGGYDFIADTAVSVDGDGRDSNPADPGDYYAANECGSGIPASNSSWHGTHVAGTIAAVTNNNKGVAGLAYGAKISPVRVLGKCGGYDSDIIDAITWASGGSVSGVPANSNVAKVINMSLGGDGACTSATQSAITAAVNRGTTVVVAAGNENDNVANHSPGNCNNVISVAATNRTGAKASYSNYGSLVDISAPGGQTSTGTANGILSTLNAGTKTPSSESYAYYQGTSMATPHIAGLVALMKSANSSLTPAQIETAIKNNARALPGSCSGGCGAGLADAARTVQAVSGSGGSTGGTTFSNTTAVAIPDNGSAIESSIAVSGRTGNAPSALQVGVDITHTYRGDLVIDLMAPDGTAYRLKAASSSDSADNVSTTYSVDASGEAANGTWKLRVQDTAAQDTGTLNSWKLTF